In the genome of Paracoccus tegillarcae, one region contains:
- a CDS encoding IS1595 family transposase, producing MSNPETLSTFQFFQKFPNEEAARKHFEQRRWGNEPVCGHCGSVTVVECKDHKPMPYRCKDCRKHFSVRTGTVLAESRLPLIKWLLAIYMLTSARKGIPSTQMARELGVTQKTAWFLAQRIRETWMKDRDDHMDGQVQVDETYVGGREKNKHASKKLHAGRGTVGKTAVVGVRSETGEVRAIVVENTKAATLERFVRQHAKHGATVVTDTHGGYIGLTGAGFNHIRINHSAGEYIRDMAHTNGIENFWSLLKRGYIGIYHYMSAKHLHRYVKEFSFRHNTVKIGTMDFIDLTISRMADKRLTYKGLINA from the coding sequence ATGTCGAACCCCGAGACGCTTTCCACCTTCCAGTTCTTCCAGAAGTTCCCGAATGAGGAAGCCGCGCGCAAGCATTTTGAACAGCGTCGCTGGGGTAACGAGCCGGTATGCGGGCATTGTGGGTCGGTCACCGTTGTCGAGTGCAAGGACCACAAGCCGATGCCCTACCGCTGCAAGGACTGCCGCAAGCATTTCAGCGTTCGCACCGGCACCGTTCTGGCCGAAAGCCGCCTGCCGCTGATTAAGTGGCTTCTGGCTATCTACATGCTCACCAGCGCGCGCAAGGGCATCCCCAGCACCCAGATGGCGCGGGAGCTTGGCGTCACCCAGAAAACCGCATGGTTCCTCGCCCAGCGCATCCGCGAAACCTGGATGAAGGACCGCGATGACCACATGGATGGTCAGGTGCAGGTCGATGAAACCTATGTTGGTGGGCGCGAGAAGAACAAGCATGCGTCCAAGAAGCTGCATGCCGGTCGCGGCACGGTTGGCAAGACCGCCGTTGTCGGCGTTCGTTCGGAAACCGGCGAAGTTCGCGCGATTGTGGTGGAGAACACCAAAGCAGCCACGCTAGAGCGTTTCGTTCGTCAGCATGCTAAGCATGGCGCTACGGTCGTCACCGACACGCACGGCGGCTACATCGGTCTGACCGGCGCAGGCTTCAACCATATCCGCATCAATCATTCGGCTGGCGAATATATCCGCGACATGGCGCATACCAACGGCATCGAAAACTTCTGGTCGCTGCTCAAGCGCGGCTACATCGGCATCTACCACTACATGAGCGCGAAGCACTTGCACCGCTATGTCAAAGAGTTCTCCTTCCGTCACAACACCGTAAAAATCGGCACTATGGATTTCATCGACCTGACCATTTCCCGCATGGCCGACAAGCGCCTTACCTACAAAGGACTGATCAATGCCTGA
- a CDS encoding WxcM-like domain-containing protein — MSDFFQHEKALVESTQIGKGTRVWAFAHILPQARIGSDCNICDNVFVENDVVVGDRVTVKCGVQLWDGTRIGDDVFIGPNATFTNDRWPRSREWQETPPRITIENGASIGANATILPGITIGRGAMVGAGSVVTRSVPPYAVVVGNPGRIVRYTMEQQDSPAPRATTELPAAQLLGGATLEAIPLVRDMRGNLSAREIGRGLPFTPERYFVVLDVPTKEVRGEHAHKECHQLLVCLKGSVNCVVDNGSERHEIVLDTPEKALHLPPMIWGTQYKYTEEAVLLVLASHAYDPDDYIRDYDTFRSAVAPG, encoded by the coding sequence ATGAGCGATTTCTTTCAGCATGAAAAGGCTCTGGTCGAGAGCACACAGATCGGGAAGGGCACTCGTGTCTGGGCCTTTGCGCATATCCTGCCCCAGGCTCGCATCGGGTCGGACTGCAATATCTGCGACAATGTCTTCGTCGAGAACGATGTCGTCGTCGGCGATCGCGTCACCGTCAAATGCGGCGTGCAGCTTTGGGACGGAACGCGGATCGGCGATGACGTCTTTATCGGCCCCAACGCCACCTTTACCAATGATCGCTGGCCGCGCAGCCGTGAATGGCAAGAGACACCGCCCCGCATCACCATCGAGAATGGCGCATCGATCGGTGCAAATGCCACCATACTGCCCGGTATAACCATCGGCCGTGGCGCCATGGTCGGTGCGGGCAGCGTCGTCACGCGTTCGGTCCCGCCCTATGCGGTTGTCGTGGGAAATCCGGGCCGCATCGTGCGCTACACCATGGAACAGCAGGACTCTCCAGCACCAAGGGCGACGACCGAATTGCCCGCCGCGCAGCTACTGGGCGGCGCGACGCTGGAGGCGATTCCGCTGGTTCGGGACATGCGCGGCAATCTGTCCGCCCGCGAGATCGGCCGTGGTCTGCCATTCACGCCGGAACGCTATTTCGTTGTGCTCGACGTGCCCACCAAGGAAGTCCGGGGCGAGCATGCCCATAAAGAGTGTCACCAATTGCTGGTCTGTCTGAAAGGCTCGGTCAATTGCGTGGTCGATAACGGCTCCGAGCGGCACGAGATCGTTCTGGACACGCCGGAAAAGGCGCTGCATCTGCCCCCGATGATCTGGGGAACGCAGTATAAATACACCGAAGAGGCCGTTCTGTTGGTGCTGGCCTCGCATGCCTATGACCCGGATGACTATATCCGAGACTATGATACGTTCCGAAGCGCCGTTGCACCGGGATGA
- a CDS encoding P63C domain-containing protein produces MPDDKKDLIEPIDAGFDEVVQAVAPKAKRAREAVPTADDESMGPANEATHRGTLRIGSVSIPCAVLRDGTRILSENGIANALGGRSGAAKRMKTAAAEAGAHIPVFLAAKSLSSYVTSELASGPLQPISYISGDAEVIGYQAEALPEICNIWLQARQDGVLNDQQADRAQAAEIVMRGLANLGVIALIDEATGYQDTRDRDALQAILDKYLQKEFAAWAKRFPDAFYREIFRLRGWSWNAMSVARPGVVGRYTNDIVYERLAPGILEELQHLNPTHEDGGRARKHHQYLTDDIGHPALAQHLHAVIGLMRASATWDQFKSLLDRAFPKKGTQLELLLTDD; encoded by the coding sequence ATGCCTGACGACAAGAAGGACCTTATCGAGCCGATTGACGCTGGTTTTGATGAAGTGGTGCAGGCCGTCGCACCAAAGGCCAAGCGGGCAAGAGAGGCCGTCCCCACGGCAGACGACGAAAGTATGGGCCCGGCGAATGAAGCAACTCACAGGGGGACGCTCCGCATTGGATCAGTCAGTATTCCATGCGCAGTTCTTCGTGATGGGACCAGAATTCTATCTGAAAACGGAATAGCAAATGCCCTTGGAGGGCGAAGTGGTGCTGCCAAAAGGATGAAAACGGCTGCCGCAGAAGCCGGGGCCCATATCCCTGTTTTTCTGGCGGCAAAAAGCCTTTCTAGCTATGTTACCAGTGAGTTAGCCTCCGGGCCCCTACAGCCGATTTCCTATATATCTGGCGATGCAGAAGTGATTGGGTATCAGGCAGAGGCGCTTCCGGAGATCTGCAATATATGGCTGCAAGCGCGGCAAGACGGCGTTCTGAATGATCAGCAGGCAGACCGAGCCCAAGCGGCAGAGATCGTCATGCGCGGATTGGCTAACCTCGGCGTTATTGCTCTGATTGATGAAGCTACCGGTTACCAAGACACGCGCGATAGAGACGCACTGCAAGCCATCCTGGACAAATACCTTCAGAAGGAATTTGCAGCGTGGGCTAAGCGGTTCCCAGATGCCTTTTATCGGGAAATATTCCGCCTGCGAGGGTGGAGTTGGAATGCAATGTCGGTGGCAAGGCCGGGTGTTGTCGGTCGCTACACTAATGACATCGTATATGAGCGACTTGCTCCAGGCATCCTTGAGGAACTGCAACACCTGAACCCGACTCATGAGGACGGCGGGCGGGCCCGCAAACATCATCAGTATTTAACTGATGACATCGGCCACCCTGCGCTTGCCCAGCACCTACACGCCGTCATTGGCCTGATGCGAGCATCCGCCACTTGGGATCAGTTCAAGTCGCTCTTGGATCGAGCCTTCCCCAAGAAAGGGACGCAGTTGGAACTGCTCCTGACGGACGATTAG
- a CDS encoding SIS domain-containing protein has translation MLTISRGPSLAIASEAALKLKETCGIHAEAFSSAEVIHGPLALAKGDLAALVFQPDPHGRASAEYAVQRMRASGSSVYTVGQDGHSPYHLPVPSTGNDFLDPIAAICAFYVFAEQLAGTLGLDPDSPPNLNKITVTV, from the coding sequence GTGCTAACCATTTCCCGTGGCCCTAGCCTCGCAATTGCCAGCGAGGCGGCCCTGAAGCTTAAGGAAACCTGTGGAATTCACGCCGAGGCGTTCAGCTCTGCCGAGGTCATCCACGGCCCGCTGGCGCTTGCCAAAGGCGACCTGGCTGCATTGGTGTTCCAGCCCGATCCGCATGGAAGGGCAAGCGCGGAATATGCCGTTCAACGCATGCGGGCGTCAGGCAGTTCTGTCTATACGGTCGGCCAAGACGGACACAGCCCGTATCACTTGCCTGTTCCTTCGACTGGAAACGACTTCCTCGATCCAATTGCCGCGATTTGCGCCTTCTACGTCTTCGCCGAGCAACTGGCCGGCACGCTTGGACTTGATCCTGACAGCCCGCCGAACCTGAACAAAATCACGGTGACAGTATGA
- a CDS encoding heavy metal translocating P-type ATPase, translating to MAEQREWSVTGMDCAACTTKVTRAVERLPGVSAVKVALMAERLSLVLDDGADPAAVEGTVRKLGYGIAPKGQDVPRKKAFVLPDDDTPQNDDHSSHDHDPSSHTHADPADRGKAWYHTAKGRLVILTGALLVVAWGIELLTSATIGYRAFVLACVIGVAPVAKRAFAALRMGQPFTIESLMTVAAIGALFIGAAEEAALVVFLFAVGEVLEGVAAGKARDGIRGLAQLVPKTAIIEIGGRTRTVPAETLEIGQIVLVRPGDRVPADGEIADGTSGIDESPVTGESIPVNRTTGDAVFAGSINTEAALRVRVTRAAADNTISRIIRLVEEAEDARAPTERFIDRFSRWYMPAVVGVALLVMLVPPLAPGADWGTWTYRGLALLLIGCPCALVISVPAAIASALSSGARRGLLMKGGAVIEAAAKTTHVAFDKTGTLTRGKPVVTDIVPAPGVSEADLLAIAAGVETGSSHPLAVAILARAGDTAKPSQAARALPGKGVQAIVEGAKTWVASPLHAAELGGIADPDRASALEEQGKTVVAVFRDNTPIGLIALRDEPRDDASEAVRQLTGMGIASVMMTGDNARTAAAIAGTLGLDHRAQMMPEDKLTAIRDLGPQVMMIGDGINDAPALKQAGVGVAMGSGTDVALETADAAILRDRVTDAPALIRLARATMGNIRQNVTLALGLKAVFLVTSVFGITGLWIAILADTGATVLVTLNALRLLRFDPTRDA from the coding sequence ATGGCAGAGCAGCGGGAATGGTCGGTAACGGGGATGGATTGTGCCGCCTGCACGACCAAAGTGACGCGCGCGGTTGAACGGTTGCCCGGCGTCAGCGCCGTCAAGGTCGCGCTGATGGCCGAGCGGCTGTCGCTGGTTCTCGACGATGGCGCGGACCCGGCGGCGGTCGAAGGCACGGTGCGCAAGCTGGGTTACGGCATCGCGCCGAAGGGACAGGATGTCCCGCGCAAAAAGGCGTTCGTGCTGCCTGACGACGACACGCCACAAAACGACGATCACAGCTCGCACGACCATGATCCCAGTTCGCACACCCATGCCGATCCGGCCGATCGCGGCAAGGCGTGGTATCACACCGCCAAGGGACGGCTGGTGATCCTGACCGGCGCGCTGTTGGTGGTGGCGTGGGGGATTGAACTGCTGACATCGGCCACGATCGGGTATCGGGCGTTTGTGCTGGCCTGCGTGATTGGCGTGGCACCGGTGGCCAAACGCGCCTTTGCGGCGCTGCGCATGGGTCAGCCGTTTACCATTGAATCGCTGATGACCGTCGCCGCCATCGGTGCGCTGTTCATCGGCGCTGCCGAAGAGGCCGCGTTGGTCGTGTTTCTGTTTGCTGTGGGCGAGGTGCTGGAAGGCGTGGCCGCCGGCAAGGCGCGCGACGGAATCCGGGGTCTGGCGCAGTTGGTCCCGAAAACCGCAATCATCGAAATTGGTGGCCGGACCCGTACCGTTCCCGCAGAAACGCTGGAGATCGGGCAGATCGTTCTTGTGCGCCCCGGCGACCGCGTTCCGGCGGATGGCGAGATCGCCGACGGCACCAGCGGCATCGACGAAAGCCCGGTGACCGGCGAAAGCATCCCGGTCAACAGAACAACGGGCGATGCTGTTTTTGCGGGGTCAATCAATACCGAGGCCGCTTTGCGCGTTCGCGTGACGCGTGCCGCCGCTGACAACACCATTTCCCGGATCATCCGACTGGTCGAAGAGGCCGAGGATGCGCGCGCCCCGACCGAACGCTTTATCGACAGGTTCAGCCGCTGGTATATGCCGGCGGTGGTCGGCGTGGCCTTGCTGGTGATGCTCGTGCCGCCGCTGGCTCCGGGGGCGGATTGGGGCACATGGACCTATCGCGGGCTGGCGCTGCTGCTGATCGGGTGCCCCTGCGCTCTGGTCATCTCGGTGCCTGCGGCCATTGCCTCGGCATTGTCGTCGGGGGCGCGGCGGGGCCTGCTGATGAAGGGCGGCGCGGTGATCGAGGCGGCGGCCAAGACCACCCATGTGGCCTTTGACAAGACCGGCACACTGACGCGCGGCAAGCCTGTGGTGACCGATATCGTCCCGGCACCGGGCGTGTCCGAGGCCGATCTTCTGGCCATCGCCGCCGGGGTCGAGACGGGGTCCAGCCACCCGCTGGCCGTGGCGATTCTGGCCCGTGCAGGCGACACTGCCAAGCCGTCGCAGGCTGCCCGCGCCCTGCCCGGCAAAGGGGTGCAGGCGATCGTTGAGGGGGCGAAGACATGGGTTGCCTCGCCGCTTCATGCCGCTGAACTGGGCGGGATAGCGGATCCTGATCGGGCCTCGGCGCTGGAAGAACAGGGAAAGACCGTCGTCGCGGTTTTCCGTGACAACACGCCCATCGGCCTGATCGCACTGCGCGATGAGCCCCGCGACGACGCCTCCGAAGCCGTCCGCCAGTTGACGGGTATGGGCATCGCGTCGGTCATGATGACTGGTGACAACGCCCGAACGGCTGCCGCGATTGCCGGGACCCTTGGGCTTGATCACCGCGCCCAGATGATGCCCGAGGACAAACTGACGGCCATCCGCGACCTCGGCCCGCAGGTGATGATGATCGGCGACGGCATCAACGACGCCCCGGCGCTGAAACAGGCGGGCGTGGGTGTCGCCATGGGCTCGGGCACAGACGTGGCGCTGGAAACGGCGGACGCGGCGATCCTGCGCGACCGCGTGACCGACGCCCCCGCGCTGATCCGCCTTGCCCGCGCGACGATGGGCAATATCCGCCAGAACGTGACGCTGGCCCTGGGGTTGAAGGCGGTTTTCCTGGTAACTTCGGTGTTTGGCATCACCGGCCTGTGGATTGCGATCCTGGCCGATACCGGCGCAACGGTGCTGGTCACGCTGAACGCGCTGCGGCTGCTGCGCTTTGATCCGACAAGGGATGCATGA
- a CDS encoding DUF2169 family type VI secretion system accessory protein: protein MKLGTHILYPAFAFRQYNNQAELTGCVTVAALFEVNSQGICQSIGVQPEIRLTDELIGPEDPPLELKRQADFLPFKPGTDVTVLAEAVAPSGRPEQSWYCGIRGAGLEARLRVHGPRRWQEIGRLVQPGPAEPVSTVRLSWRSAWGGAEVGADGKLTGEVDSRNPIGAGYAARGAERAMIGVLVPQVEAADEPIVSVFHASEPAGVAPVAPISSWRANFAGTYDEKWQKTVHPFLPRDFDPRFYQCAPPLLRSANHLCGDEKFEMVNLHAKYPRLSVSLPSLAFGAVASYRDGNRLRMPLALDGVHFELLGPKPQVRLTWRTSFLWYSGITAMDVGALDFDSLHHPTPDAAYAG, encoded by the coding sequence ATGAAACTCGGCACGCATATCCTGTATCCTGCCTTTGCGTTTCGGCAGTATAATAACCAGGCTGAACTGACCGGCTGCGTTACGGTTGCCGCTCTGTTTGAAGTCAATTCGCAGGGAATTTGCCAGTCAATCGGGGTGCAGCCAGAGATTCGTCTGACTGATGAATTGATTGGCCCAGAAGATCCGCCGCTGGAATTGAAACGGCAGGCCGATTTCCTGCCATTCAAACCGGGCACCGATGTTACCGTTCTGGCTGAAGCGGTCGCTCCTTCTGGCCGGCCTGAACAAAGCTGGTATTGCGGTATTCGCGGAGCGGGGTTGGAGGCCAGGCTGCGTGTGCATGGTCCGCGCAGATGGCAGGAAATCGGGCGCTTGGTTCAACCCGGTCCGGCAGAACCTGTATCGACGGTGCGTCTGAGCTGGCGATCAGCTTGGGGTGGTGCCGAGGTCGGAGCGGATGGAAAGCTGACTGGTGAAGTGGATTCCCGCAATCCAATTGGTGCAGGCTACGCAGCGCGCGGTGCTGAACGTGCTATGATAGGGGTGTTGGTGCCTCAGGTTGAGGCGGCGGATGAACCTATCGTCTCTGTTTTTCATGCATCCGAACCGGCAGGCGTGGCACCGGTCGCGCCGATTTCTTCATGGCGTGCAAATTTCGCCGGAACCTATGATGAAAAATGGCAGAAAACCGTTCACCCTTTTCTGCCGCGCGACTTTGATCCGCGCTTTTATCAGTGCGCGCCGCCGCTCCTACGATCCGCCAACCATCTCTGTGGCGATGAGAAATTCGAAATGGTCAATTTGCACGCAAAATATCCTCGGTTGAGCGTGTCATTGCCAAGTCTCGCATTCGGGGCGGTTGCAAGTTACCGCGATGGGAATCGGTTACGAATGCCGCTGGCGCTCGACGGTGTCCATTTCGAGCTTCTCGGCCCGAAGCCACAAGTGCGGCTGACATGGCGAACAAGCTTCCTATGGTATTCCGGCATTACCGCGATGGATGTAGGTGCGCTGGACTTCGATAGCCTGCATCATCCGACCCCGGACGCTGCCTATGCAGGATAG
- a CDS encoding MerR family transcriptional regulator encodes MLSIGKLSKATDVKVPTIRYYEQIGMLPQADRTAGNQRAYSQATVERLTFIRHARDLGFSLQSIRDLLELSDKPDQSCAEVDRIAAQQLAEVSRRIMRLTALKDELDRMLHHCACGTIAECRVIEVLGNHDLCEGRHEGDL; translated from the coding sequence ATGTTGAGCATCGGAAAACTGAGCAAGGCGACAGACGTCAAGGTGCCGACCATCCGCTATTATGAACAGATCGGGATGCTGCCGCAGGCGGATCGGACCGCAGGAAACCAGCGCGCCTACAGCCAGGCGACCGTCGAGCGGCTGACATTCATCCGCCATGCGCGCGACCTGGGTTTTTCACTGCAATCGATCCGCGATCTTCTGGAACTGTCGGACAAACCCGACCAGTCATGCGCCGAGGTGGACCGGATCGCAGCGCAGCAGCTTGCCGAAGTCAGCAGGCGCATCATGCGTCTGACAGCCTTGAAGGACGAACTGGATCGGATGCTGCATCATTGCGCCTGCGGGACCATCGCTGAATGCCGCGTCATCGAAGTGCTGGGCAATCATGATCTGTGCGAAGGCCGGCATGAGGGTGATTTATAG
- a CDS encoding GtrA family protein codes for MPQLKMEKAAALFWLAFRFGLVGLGSVGVYFIALYLLRPLLDSTIALTAAAYVISAVFNFILQNFFTFRGGAVHSAKVVKYMLMHILCMTINSSAMYLLVDIAGQKLYLSQLITTGIVAIVSFVLSSRYVYRDRSV; via the coding sequence ATGCCTCAGCTGAAAATGGAGAAAGCGGCGGCTCTGTTCTGGCTCGCCTTCCGGTTCGGCCTTGTCGGGCTGGGGTCGGTCGGCGTTTATTTCATCGCTCTGTACCTGTTGCGCCCGCTGCTTGACAGCACCATCGCACTGACCGCAGCGGCCTATGTGATCAGCGCCGTTTTCAATTTTATCCTCCAAAATTTCTTCACTTTCCGGGGAGGGGCCGTGCACTCGGCAAAGGTCGTGAAGTACATGCTCATGCATATCCTGTGTATGACGATCAATTCATCGGCGATGTATCTATTGGTCGATATCGCTGGGCAAAAGCTCTATCTGTCGCAGTTGATTACCACAGGGATCGTAGCGATTGTCTCTTTCGTGCTGTCATCACGGTATGTCTATCGTGATCGTTCGGTCTGA
- a CDS encoding glucokinase, protein MSDLVCDLGGTHCRLGTSVNGALDVTKNRKFQNSDFNSLNEIIKQYMNASSVDAFDAVVIAMAAPVSGNVVTLTNLNWEISSDRICHDTQAREVNFINDFEALGYSLAQTDLLKQELIIQADSTAPQGTKLVLGAGTGFNCAARHAKGAVSTCEAGHTTFPISNEIDVIISRYFSQQYGRCSLDRVLSGSGIQTLYNIICLEMAITPRAIDSTAIVQSALRGNCRASVRTCDEFLRILGRTTGDLALMFLAHGGVYLTGGLTRALLPLLALHGNSFERNFTSKGRMADMMRSFSVSLIADDFQALRGCTEYRRSSGSSGGLGMDPQ, encoded by the coding sequence ATGAGCGATCTGGTTTGCGATTTGGGCGGCACGCATTGCCGACTTGGCACATCCGTCAACGGCGCGCTGGACGTCACCAAGAACCGAAAATTCCAGAATAGCGACTTCAACAGTTTGAACGAAATCATCAAACAATACATGAACGCGTCTTCGGTCGATGCGTTCGATGCGGTCGTCATCGCTATGGCCGCCCCCGTCTCGGGCAACGTGGTAACACTGACAAATCTGAATTGGGAAATCAGTTCAGACAGAATTTGTCACGATACTCAGGCCCGTGAGGTGAATTTCATCAATGATTTTGAGGCACTGGGATACTCTCTAGCGCAAACAGATCTTCTGAAGCAGGAACTGATAATTCAGGCCGACAGCACTGCACCACAGGGTACAAAGCTTGTTTTGGGCGCGGGAACAGGTTTCAACTGCGCAGCCCGGCACGCCAAAGGCGCGGTTTCCACCTGTGAAGCCGGGCACACCACATTTCCGATCTCGAATGAGATAGATGTTATAATCAGCAGATACTTTTCGCAGCAATACGGACGCTGTTCACTTGATCGGGTCCTGTCAGGCAGCGGTATCCAAACGCTGTACAATATTATTTGCCTGGAAATGGCAATCACTCCTCGGGCAATAGACAGTACAGCCATCGTACAGTCAGCGCTCCGCGGCAATTGCCGGGCTTCCGTAAGAACCTGCGATGAATTTCTGAGAATTCTGGGAAGGACCACAGGTGATCTCGCCCTGATGTTCTTGGCACATGGCGGTGTTTACCTAACCGGCGGCCTAACACGCGCATTGCTCCCGCTGTTGGCACTGCACGGCAACAGCTTTGAACGCAACTTCACTTCGAAGGGTCGAATGGCAGATATGATGCGCAGCTTCTCTGTTTCTCTCATTGCCGACGACTTTCAGGCTCTTCGGGGATGCACCGAATATCGTCGGTCGTCTGGGAGTAGCGGCGGCCTCGGAATGGATCCACAGTAG
- a CDS encoding glycosyltransferase family 2 protein — protein MKDLTVIIVCYNSSSILPNLLASLPNNVAVTLVNNTPNDRLDHLASDWVQIITPGRNVGFGVACNLGASNVGTQYILFLNPDTRLQSGAIDALMQSAKDHPEASAFNPVLADSDGKLHNKRRSILLPRGHRLSAQAVQCDGVVPVLTGAALLVRADAFFQAGKFDSAIFLYHEDDDLSIRLKALGPLRIVGAAQVIHEGGHGSGDRIASASIKAFHMGQSRVYAMRKHNRPMPLLRSLGRATLQLLSPTTWLSRRKRTKQVHFLRGILSAPQVSNAST, from the coding sequence ATGAAGGATCTAACAGTCATAATTGTTTGCTATAATAGCAGTTCCATTCTGCCAAACCTTCTGGCTTCTCTCCCAAATAATGTCGCAGTCACCCTTGTAAACAACACCCCAAATGACCGCTTGGACCACTTAGCATCTGACTGGGTTCAGATCATTACGCCAGGTAGAAACGTGGGCTTTGGGGTCGCGTGTAACCTTGGCGCGAGCAACGTCGGGACCCAATATATTTTGTTTTTGAACCCAGATACACGGCTGCAATCTGGCGCAATCGATGCCCTTATGCAAAGTGCTAAAGACCACCCTGAGGCATCGGCATTTAACCCTGTTCTCGCGGACAGCGATGGCAAGCTCCATAACAAGCGGCGCAGCATTCTCCTGCCTCGTGGTCATCGCCTGTCGGCTCAAGCGGTTCAATGTGATGGAGTCGTGCCGGTGCTCACGGGCGCAGCCTTGCTGGTGCGCGCGGATGCATTTTTCCAAGCAGGTAAATTTGATTCGGCAATCTTTCTTTATCATGAAGACGATGATCTAAGCATCCGATTGAAAGCACTGGGTCCGTTGCGTATCGTCGGGGCGGCACAAGTCATACATGAAGGAGGACATGGGTCTGGTGATCGCATCGCATCGGCCAGCATAAAGGCATTTCACATGGGTCAGTCTCGTGTCTATGCCATGCGCAAACATAATCGCCCAATGCCATTGCTGCGCAGCCTTGGGCGAGCCACGCTGCAATTGTTGTCCCCCACCACATGGCTTTCGCGACGTAAACGAACCAAACAAGTGCATTTTCTGCGCGGAATCTTGTCTGCACCACAAGTATCCAATGCCTCCACGTAA
- a CDS encoding glycosyltransferase family 25 protein, with amino-acid sequence MAFQQEQLTGKGITWKRLPAVTIDDIEMDTDDVYWDGWQRPIAPAERACLRSHMTGWQMVYDKGAPCLILEDDALLADDLSAVLTAAIRIDDLDLLQLETRNRAKFLGANVFDVGPAQARTLLIDRAGAAGYILWPTGARKLLDYVAKTPGLADAVIAKPGLLRAAQVVPAQVIQNDMAQFYNVPQEWPPETSSVSSALHRKAPKSPAQTLRRIMAQLSLGFRQLGRGEKTMVPFGKRTRIPTITTKTSSYDDVSP; translated from the coding sequence ATGGCTTTTCAACAAGAGCAATTGACGGGCAAGGGGATCACGTGGAAAAGACTGCCCGCAGTCACTATCGACGACATCGAAATGGATACTGACGATGTCTATTGGGATGGCTGGCAACGCCCGATAGCGCCTGCGGAACGGGCCTGTTTGCGCAGCCATATGACTGGCTGGCAGATGGTGTATGATAAGGGCGCACCTTGCTTGATACTTGAGGACGATGCTTTGTTAGCGGATGATTTGTCCGCAGTCCTCACGGCAGCCATCCGCATAGATGATCTCGACCTATTACAATTGGAAACACGTAATCGGGCCAAATTTTTAGGAGCAAACGTATTCGATGTAGGGCCCGCACAGGCTCGTACATTGCTAATCGACCGTGCGGGAGCAGCGGGCTACATCCTGTGGCCCACGGGGGCCAGAAAGCTACTGGATTACGTGGCGAAAACCCCGGGGCTTGCGGATGCTGTGATTGCGAAACCTGGTTTATTGCGTGCAGCCCAAGTTGTACCCGCTCAGGTTATTCAGAACGACATGGCCCAGTTCTACAACGTGCCCCAAGAATGGCCCCCTGAAACCTCAAGCGTGTCCAGCGCACTTCATCGCAAGGCGCCCAAGTCGCCAGCGCAAACCCTGCGACGGATCATGGCGCAATTATCTTTGGGGTTTCGCCAATTAGGACGTGGGGAAAAGACAATGGTTCCTTTTGGCAAAAGGACACGTATTCCAACCATCACCACCAAGACGTCTTCTTACGATGATGTCTCGCCCTGA